A DNA window from Pseudomonas wuhanensis contains the following coding sequences:
- a CDS encoding YbjQ family protein, with product MITTTTHTIEGRQITAYLDIVSAESVQGVNVIRDLFAGMRDFFGGRSQTLERALKDARIQATDEIRERARGLQADAVVGLDYEISMPSGKGGMVVVFVTGTAVKLR from the coding sequence ATGATCACCACCACAACACACACCATCGAAGGTCGGCAAATCACCGCTTACCTGGACATCGTCAGCGCCGAGTCGGTACAGGGCGTAAACGTGATCCGCGATCTGTTCGCGGGCATGCGGGACTTTTTCGGCGGGCGCTCTCAAACGTTGGAGCGAGCATTGAAAGATGCGCGAATTCAGGCCACCGACGAGATCAGGGAGCGGGCGCGGGGGCTTCAGGCGGATGCAGTGGTAGGGCTCGATTATGAGATCAGCATGCCGTCCGGCAAGGGTGGAATGGTAGTGGTGTTTGTGACCGGAACGGCGGTCAAACTGAGGTAA